The following coding sequences lie in one Girardinichthys multiradiatus isolate DD_20200921_A chromosome 13, DD_fGirMul_XY1, whole genome shotgun sequence genomic window:
- the pdk4 gene encoding pyruvate dehydrogenase kinase, isozyme 4, with the protein MRFAQFLLKNGSLAGIPKQVERFSKFSPSPLSMKQFIDFGSANACEKTSFVFLRQELPVRLANIMKEIDYLPDKLLGTPSVKLLTSWYSQSLMELVDFLERDPDDKDVLKNFTQTLVNVRNRHNNVVPTMAQGVLEFKEAFGVDPVTNQNVQYFLDRFYMSRISTRMLMNQHTLIFDGSVNPAHPKHIGSIDPSCDVVEVVKDAYETSKMLCEQYYLTSPDMEIKEVNSKSPGQPIHIVYVPSHLYHMLFELFKNAMRATVETHETSPTLPPIKVRVSLGIEDLTIKMSDKGGGVPLRKIERLFSYMYTTAPSPVHVDMSRNAPLAGFGYGLPISRLYAKYFQGDLQLYSMEGYGTSAVIYLKALSSESVERLPVFNKSALRHYQTSTEADDWCMPSKEPKKLGKYDRTQ; encoded by the exons atgagGTTCGCCCAGTTTTTGTTGAAAAACGGCTCGTTGGCTGGAATACCGAAACAAGTGGAGAGGTTTTCCAAGTTCTCTCCATCCCCGTTATCCATGAAGCAGTTTATTGACTTCG GCTCTGCCAATGCGTGTGAGAAGACGTCCTTTGTGTTCCTCCGACAGGAGCTTCCTGTCAGACTGGCCAATATCATGAAAGAAATTGATTACCTCCCTGACAAGCTTCTTGGGACTCCATCTGTAAAGCTCCTGACGAGCTG GTATTCACAGAGTTTGATGGAGCTGGTTGACTTTTTAGAAAGAGATCCGGATGATAAAGATGTCCTAAAAAA CTTCACACAGACTCTCGTGAATGTCCGGAACCGGCACAACAACGTGGTGCCCACCATGGCTCAGGGTGTGCTGGAGTTCAAGGAGGCGTTCGGCGTGGACCCCGTCACCAACCAGAATGTCCAGTACTTCCTGGACCGCTTCTACATGAGCCGAATCTCCACACGCATGCTCATGAACCAGCACA CATTAATCTTTGACGGCAGCGTAAATCCGGCCCATCCCAAACATATTGGCAGCATTGACCCCAGCTGTGACGTGGTGGAGGTCGTAAAAG ATGCCTATGAGACCTCAAAAATGCTGTGTGAGCAGTATTACCTCACCTCTCCTGATATGGAGATCAAGGAAGTCAACT CTAAAAGCCCCGGCCAGCCCATCCACATCGTATATGTTCCATCACATCTGTACCACATGCTGTTTGAGCTCTTCAAG AATGCGATGAGAGCCACCGTAGAGACACATGAGACAAGCCCGACGCTGCCCCCAATTAAAGTCCGCGTTTCCCTGGGCATTGAGGACCTTACTATCAAG ATGTCGGACAAAGGTGGTGGCGTCCCCTTGAGGAAGATTGAACGTCTCTTCAGCTACATGTACACCACGGCTCCCAGTCCCGTCCATGTAGACATGTCCAGAAACGCTCCTCTG GCTGGTTTCGGTTATGGCCTGCCCATCTCTCGCCTTTACGCTAAGTATTTCCAGGGAGACCTGCAGCTCTACTCCATGGAGGGCTACGGCACCTCAGCTGTCATATATTTGAAG GCCCTGTCCTCAGAGTCAGTGGAGAGACTTCCTGTTTTCAACAAGTCTGCCCTGCGGCATTACCAGACCAGCACAGAGGCGGACGACTGGTGCATGCCCAGCAAGGAGCCTAAGAAACTGGGCAAGTATGACAGGACCCAGTGA